Proteins encoded by one window of Sphaerodactylus townsendi isolate TG3544 linkage group LG02, MPM_Stown_v2.3, whole genome shotgun sequence:
- the LTO1 gene encoding protein LTO1 homolog, producing MAAADEPDAFETIVMAEARFHCEGYQEGYVEGMHAGTIEGRLYGIQQGAKISLEVGLYLGFSMMWLRLLQKHSDDKHGKKVKVLESLIEMIQKFPYQDPTYDRLQEDLEKIRGRFKQVCSLLHVSSDFRLSQEETALSF from the exons ATGGCTGCGGCTGATGAGCCGGACGCGTTTGAGACCATCGTTATGGCTGAGGCGAG ATTTCATTGTGAAGGCTACCAAGAGGGCTATGTTGAAGGAATGCATGCTGGTACCATTGAAGGAAGACTATATGGAATACAACAAGGTGCCAAAATTAGCTTAGAG GTTGGATTATACCTTGGCTTTTCAATGATGTGGCTAAGATTGCTTCAAAAACATTCAGATGATAAACACGG taAAAAAGTTAAGGTGCTAGAGTCACTAATAGAAATGATCCAGAAATTTCCTTATCAGGATCCAACTTATGACAGACTTCAAGAAGACCTAGAAAAAATCAGAGGAAGATTTAAACAG gtTTGCTCCCTGCTACATGTGTCATCTGATTTCAGACTTAGTCAGGAAGAAACTGCACTTTCATTTTGA